In the Flagellimonas sp. HMM57 genome, one interval contains:
- a CDS encoding copper homeostasis protein CutC yields the protein MLVEVCANSLESAVNAQKAGADRIELCSELGVGGITPSHGLIEMVKERLDIPVHILIRPRSGHFTYSDLEFEVMKRDIIFCKQIGVEGIVSGMLHSNFTLDIERTQQLLSLSKPLKFTFHRAFDWVINPKETFTCLEKLGADYILSSGGEVSAEKGLDLLSELNAISKKCTVMAGEEYELKMPLSLKMLN from the coding sequence ATGCTTGTAGAAGTTTGTGCCAATTCTTTGGAATCTGCTGTTAATGCACAGAAGGCAGGGGCAGACCGCATTGAACTTTGCTCAGAACTTGGGGTGGGAGGGATTACACCTTCGCACGGATTGATCGAAATGGTAAAAGAGCGTTTGGATATTCCAGTTCATATCTTGATTCGACCACGAAGTGGACACTTCACCTACTCGGATTTGGAGTTTGAAGTAATGAAGCGAGATATTATCTTTTGCAAACAAATTGGAGTAGAAGGTATAGTTAGCGGAATGCTTCATTCCAATTTTACTTTGGATATTGAAAGGACACAACAATTGTTATCACTTTCTAAGCCATTGAAGTTCACATTTCACCGCGCTTTCGATTGGGTCATTAACCCTAAGGAAACCTTTACCTGTTTGGAAAAACTGGGAGCAGATTATATTTTAAGTTCGGGAGGTGAAGTTTCTGCCGAAAAGGGATTGGATTTACTTTCAGAGCTCAATGCCATCTCAAAAAAATGCACTGTTATGGCTGGGGAGGAATACGAATTGAAAATGCCCTTAAGTTTAAAAATGCTAAACTGA
- a CDS encoding metallophosphoesterase: protein MTRLFLLATFLFFAFYAFQAFKKLSKNAMVHIVYWVLILATAVYFVFEIALDISNVFVVPEKLVGFALFFAFYLFLMLISGLLFFEDIFRFGSYIFNKKKKDSSKMPSRRGFISKLALGIGAIPFATLVYSIYKGRYNFRVFEYVLDFQDLPEAFDGYKIVHISDFHCGGLDNHDEVGDAVKLINQQQADVILFTGDFVDRRANEIDEWKTLFSSLTAKDGKYSILGNHDYGDYVYWPSQKEKEADFELLKQHQKEMGFDLLCNENRLLTRNNQKLCLIGVEYWGYDSLMKNGDLSKAFSGLDENSFNILMTHDPSHWQFEVIDHEKHVPLTLCGHTHGMQFGIEVPGEFQWTPIRHGFKYWAGLYKEKNQYLNVNRGFGYTGFPGRLGIWPEISVFTLKKRILNS from the coding sequence ATGACACGTCTTTTTCTACTGGCTACATTTTTGTTTTTTGCGTTCTATGCTTTTCAAGCTTTTAAGAAGTTGAGCAAGAATGCTATGGTTCATATTGTATATTGGGTACTCATCTTAGCTACTGCCGTATATTTTGTTTTTGAAATTGCTCTTGATATTTCAAATGTGTTTGTGGTTCCCGAAAAACTAGTTGGTTTTGCGCTCTTTTTTGCTTTTTATCTTTTTCTGATGTTGATAAGCGGCTTACTTTTCTTTGAGGATATTTTTCGATTTGGCAGTTATATCTTCAACAAGAAGAAAAAGGATTCCTCAAAGATGCCATCCAGACGGGGTTTTATTTCAAAATTGGCACTTGGTATTGGGGCAATTCCGTTTGCAACTTTGGTCTATAGCATTTACAAAGGCAGGTACAATTTTAGGGTATTTGAATATGTCCTCGATTTTCAAGATTTGCCCGAGGCTTTCGATGGTTATAAAATTGTCCATATATCCGATTTTCACTGTGGAGGATTGGATAATCACGATGAAGTTGGAGATGCCGTTAAACTCATAAATCAGCAGCAAGCGGATGTTATATTGTTTACAGGGGATTTTGTGGATAGACGTGCAAACGAAATAGATGAATGGAAGACATTATTTTCATCGTTAACGGCAAAAGATGGTAAGTATTCCATTCTTGGAAACCATGACTATGGGGATTATGTTTATTGGCCTTCCCAAAAAGAAAAAGAAGCTGATTTTGAACTACTGAAGCAACATCAAAAAGAAATGGGTTTTGATTTGCTTTGCAATGAGAATAGGTTGCTGACAAGAAATAATCAAAAGCTTTGTTTGATTGGTGTAGAGTATTGGGGATATGACAGTTTGATGAAAAATGGTGATTTAAGTAAGGCTTTTTCAGGATTAGATGAAAATAGTTTCAATATATTGATGACTCATGACCCTTCGCACTGGCAATTCGAAGTCATTGACCATGAAAAGCATGTTCCGCTTACCCTCTGCGGGCACACGCATGGTATGCAGTTTGGTATAGAGGTTCCGGGAGAATTCCAATGGACACCTATACGGCATGGGTTCAAATACTGGGCAGGGCTATACAAGGAAAAGAATCAATATTTGAATGTGAACAGAGGATTTGGATATACAGGATTTCCCGGTAGATTAGGCATTTGGCCCGAAATCTCCGTATTCACGTTAAAAAAAAGAATTCTTAATAGTTAG
- a CDS encoding peroxiredoxin-like family protein, with protein MTLTEELTKKRENSSKAIPQDKYAIMQQSTKALLDANISEKATTTGDVLPDFELPDEHENQVHLNELLQNEYLILSFYRGGWCPYCNMELRALQQFSEEFKKLGADLVAISPETPDNSLTTSEKNELQFKVLSDINNTYAKKLNLTFQMPENLKEVYHSFGLHVDKYNGNTDYELPMPATYVIDKSKAVVYHFVSENYTKRLDPKNILDFLKKK; from the coding sequence ATGACACTTACAGAAGAGCTTACAAAAAAACGCGAAAACTCATCAAAGGCAATCCCCCAAGATAAGTATGCCATAATGCAACAGAGCACAAAGGCCCTTTTAGATGCCAATATTTCAGAAAAAGCCACAACAACAGGTGATGTTCTACCAGATTTTGAACTTCCAGATGAACATGAAAATCAAGTCCATTTAAACGAACTACTGCAAAACGAATACCTTATACTTTCCTTTTACCGTGGAGGTTGGTGTCCCTATTGTAATATGGAACTTAGAGCCTTGCAACAATTCTCGGAAGAGTTTAAGAAATTAGGTGCGGATTTGGTAGCCATTTCGCCGGAGACCCCAGATAATTCATTGACAACTTCTGAGAAAAATGAACTGCAATTCAAGGTACTTAGTGACATCAACAATACATATGCAAAAAAGTTAAACCTAACCTTTCAGATGCCAGAAAACCTAAAGGAAGTTTATCATTCCTTTGGACTTCACGTAGACAAGTATAATGGCAACACCGATTATGAACTTCCGATGCCGGCTACCTATGTTATTGATAAGAGCAAAGCCGTTGTCTATCATTTTGTTTCGGAGAACTACACAAAACGGTTGGACCCAAAGAATATTTTGGATTTCTTGAAGAAGAAATAA
- a CDS encoding metallophosphoesterase codes for MLRWIIFIGIYLVLGFYSFQAVKTASRYPWVHYLFITLYILVIANFLYQFAGTDGGRVLSKPKSYAFGFLLAMLSFQIITIIFLFGEDIFRLFVGMYQKVFGTRKEFSIPSRRRFLSLIALGVAALPFGALLMGMYKGKYNYKVLNYQLEFDDLPTAFDGYQITQISDVHSGSFDNREKVAYGIDLINKQQSDVILFTGDMVNNKAEEMRPWAELFSTLDAKDGVYSVLGNHDYGDYVAWDSETEKAKNLQDLKNLQKEMGFDLLLDSHRYLEKDGAKIALLGVENWGRGGFKKAGDLEKAKKGISKDDFKILMSHDPSHWEDVVINDEYHYHLTLSGHTHGMQFGVEIPGWIKWSPVKWRYKYWAGIYEELGQFINVNRGFGFIGYPGRVGIWPEISVITLKKKGLT; via the coding sequence ATGCTTCGTTGGATTATTTTTATTGGTATCTATTTGGTTCTTGGCTTTTACTCTTTCCAGGCTGTTAAAACTGCTTCTCGATATCCATGGGTACACTATCTATTTATAACACTATATATATTGGTCATTGCTAATTTTCTGTATCAATTTGCAGGAACGGACGGTGGTCGGGTCTTAAGTAAACCAAAAAGCTACGCCTTTGGTTTTCTTTTGGCTATGCTTTCTTTTCAGATTATTACGATTATCTTTTTGTTCGGTGAAGATATTTTTAGGCTTTTTGTAGGAATGTACCAAAAAGTGTTCGGTACTCGAAAGGAATTTAGCATTCCATCCAGAAGGAGGTTTTTAAGTTTGATCGCTCTCGGTGTTGCCGCTTTACCATTTGGTGCGCTACTCATGGGAATGTATAAAGGTAAGTACAACTACAAAGTACTAAACTATCAACTTGAGTTCGATGACCTTCCCACGGCCTTTGATGGGTATCAAATCACTCAGATTTCAGATGTTCATAGTGGTAGTTTTGACAATCGAGAAAAAGTGGCTTACGGAATCGATTTGATCAATAAACAGCAAAGTGATGTTATTCTGTTCACTGGGGACATGGTCAACAATAAAGCCGAAGAGATGCGACCATGGGCAGAGTTGTTTTCTACACTGGATGCCAAAGACGGAGTGTACTCTGTTTTGGGAAATCATGACTATGGCGATTATGTTGCTTGGGATTCCGAAACTGAAAAAGCGAAGAATCTACAAGATTTAAAAAACCTTCAAAAAGAAATGGGTTTTGACCTACTGCTGGATTCGCATAGGTACCTAGAAAAGGATGGGGCAAAAATTGCCTTGCTCGGTGTTGAGAACTGGGGCAGGGGCGGATTTAAAAAGGCCGGGGACTTGGAAAAAGCCAAAAAGGGAATTTCCAAAGATGATTTTAAAATTTTAATGAGCCATGATCCTTCACATTGGGAAGATGTTGTCATAAATGATGAGTATCATTATCACTTAACGTTAAGTGGACACACACATGGAATGCAATTTGGTGTGGAGATTCCAGGTTGGATAAAATGGAGTCCTGTAAAATGGCGCTACAAATATTGGGCTGGCATTTATGAGGAACTTGGGCAGTTTATCAATGTTAACCGTGGTTTTGGCTTTATTGGGTATCCAGGTCGTGTTGGTATTTGGCCCGAGATTTCCGTAATTACCCTTAAAAAGAAAGGTTTAACGTGA
- a CDS encoding isoaspartyl peptidase/L-asparaginase family protein: MQRRKFLKKSSLTTAGLVSAPILTSCKTENKADTIAVPKKVTRPIAICTWNFMNATSKAWEVLEKGGNALDAVEQGVMIEEADVSNETVGIGGRPDRDGNVTLDACIMDKDANCGSVVYLQNIAHPIAVARKVMEETPHIILAGRGAEQFAYEQGFKKTDLLTESTRKQYKKWKEESKYETIINIENHDTIGMLAIDSNGDIAGACTTSGMAYKMAGRVGDSPIIGAGLFVDNAVGGATATGVGEEVVRTVGSFLIVELMRQGKSPQEACEEGVKRIMEKNKNRDDFQIGFIAINKNGETGSYCIHPGFSYRRYSEEGHQNIVSGSFK, from the coding sequence ATGCAAAGACGCAAGTTTCTTAAAAAATCGAGCCTTACCACTGCCGGGCTTGTTTCAGCGCCCATTTTAACCTCATGCAAAACAGAAAATAAAGCTGACACGATAGCTGTACCTAAAAAAGTGACAAGACCTATCGCCATTTGTACTTGGAACTTTATGAATGCAACTTCTAAAGCATGGGAAGTCCTTGAAAAAGGAGGAAACGCTTTGGATGCTGTTGAACAAGGTGTTATGATCGAAGAGGCCGATGTATCCAATGAGACCGTTGGTATTGGCGGCAGACCTGACAGGGATGGAAATGTAACACTTGACGCTTGTATCATGGACAAAGATGCTAATTGTGGATCGGTGGTTTATCTACAAAACATAGCGCATCCTATAGCAGTAGCACGTAAGGTTATGGAAGAAACTCCACATATTATTCTTGCTGGCAGAGGAGCGGAGCAATTTGCTTACGAACAAGGGTTTAAAAAGACAGACTTGTTAACAGAAAGCACCCGAAAACAGTATAAGAAATGGAAAGAAGAATCTAAATATGAAACTATTATTAACATTGAGAATCATGATACCATTGGCATGCTGGCGATTGACTCAAATGGAGATATAGCAGGTGCTTGTACCACAAGCGGCATGGCCTATAAAATGGCTGGCCGAGTCGGTGATTCACCGATTATAGGTGCAGGACTTTTTGTTGATAATGCTGTTGGTGGTGCCACAGCTACCGGAGTTGGTGAAGAAGTAGTACGTACCGTTGGCAGCTTTCTAATAGTAGAATTGATGCGGCAGGGAAAATCACCTCAAGAGGCTTGTGAAGAAGGGGTAAAGCGGATTATGGAAAAAAACAAGAATAGAGATGATTTTCAGATTGGTTTTATTGCCATTAACAAGAATGGGGAAACAGGCAGTTATTGCATACACCCCGGGTTTAGCTATCGCAGGTATTCTGAAGAAGGGCATCAAAATATAGTCTCTGGAAGTTTTAAATAA
- a CDS encoding co-chaperone YbbN: protein MSKFGELIDLKVPVLLDFYAEWNDQSTSMHPVLRDVAAALGDKGKVIKIDVDKNKELSQALRIKGLPTLMIYKKGEMVWRQSGEQDANTLIGILNEYI, encoded by the coding sequence ATGTCTAAATTTGGTGAACTTATAGATTTAAAAGTACCTGTATTACTGGACTTTTATGCGGAATGGAACGATCAATCTACTTCTATGCACCCCGTCCTTCGAGACGTTGCAGCTGCACTTGGTGACAAAGGGAAAGTGATTAAAATCGACGTTGATAAAAACAAAGAGCTTTCACAGGCCCTACGCATAAAGGGATTGCCTACTTTGATGATTTACAAAAAAGGCGAAATGGTATGGAGGCAAAGTGGGGAACAAGATGCCAACACGTTGATTGGCATTCTTAACGAGTATATTTAA
- a CDS encoding DUF2723 domain-containing protein, translated as MFANDFKKWDTILGWFSFAIAFIVYALTVEPTGSFWDAGEYITTSAKLQVGHPPGAPLLQMIGAFFSIFAFGDTTKIALMVNAVSIVSSAFAVLFTFWTITNLTRKLISNKKSITNSKAIAIFGSGLVGALAFTFSDSFWFNAVETEVYAMASLIMALLLWLGLKWTDNLEEPRGDRWLLLICFLVGLTFGIQFMGFLAIPSIGLLYYFKKYKETTVKNFLVANIIVITLLMLVYKFSLTYVLQLFGWSEVFFINNIGLPFNSGSIIMGLLFIAAFYFGLRYTRKNNFQTANTIVLCLMFLFLGFSSWLMLPIRANAKTVVNENDPSDARSLLAYYNREQYPGVESPFYGAYYSDSFAPAGEDIDDRPKYERDEKLGKYVIVNNYKDAIQGPNKDHVGFLPRLWSDQHAENYMRHFGVLEFRIKSEYISNNELRQAVSQFKSAYSQGELDTEQYMRFLREFSEYIDVEPPTLGQNLKYLFQFQFGYMYMRYFMWNFVGRQNDIQGRYDENGNWLSGIGFVDSLRLGSQNNLPKDWKNNKGRNTYFFLPLLLGIIGIVFQVSKNPKHFWVLFVFFMFTGLAIQFYTNPYIFQPRERDYSLVGSFYVFCIWIGIGVYGLFDEFKKLLSAKIAAPAITTLCLLAVPFLMAFQNWDDHDRSNRYTANSTAKAYLDSTQEDAGAILFTIGDNDTFPLWYAQEIEGHRTDVRIVNTSLFATDWYIDQMKRKAYESDPIPSQLTHDKYRYGSRDAVYYQGVTENRWNVKDFVNWIGSDKPQTKFKYLLEKQGADLSAYSDSNLDIVYYPTNKLRIPVNKENVLKSGLVKEKDSALIVDYIDIDLPSVLPKNRILMLDLIANNDWKRPIYFSGGSFDSAEYIWMKDYLQLDGLVYKLVPIKTKNRNSFEMGRIDSDLMYDIVKKWDWGNSGGDIYHDTQTRSQGLSFRSNLARLMETLIAENKIEKAKDIIDIAMTNIPVEHFYFYAFVEPFVDGYYKVGETEKARALFEKLKLIYQDRLQYYSGIPLDEQYEKIDDILSDMQAYRRNIDILIENQDRELAESETIIFNEYIDKFSQFIGEEEEEIFEEPILDPDLQDSVPLDSTQLMDTVSKVDQ; from the coding sequence ATGTTTGCAAATGACTTCAAGAAATGGGACACCATATTAGGGTGGTTCTCTTTTGCCATAGCCTTTATTGTTTATGCATTGACCGTAGAACCTACGGGCAGTTTTTGGGATGCAGGTGAATACATCACCACTTCGGCAAAATTACAGGTAGGACACCCTCCTGGCGCCCCACTCTTGCAAATGATTGGGGCTTTCTTTTCCATATTCGCTTTTGGTGACACTACTAAAATAGCTTTGATGGTAAATGCAGTTTCCATTGTGTCAAGTGCTTTTGCCGTATTGTTTACTTTTTGGACCATTACCAATTTGACCCGTAAACTTATTTCCAATAAAAAATCCATCACCAATAGTAAGGCCATTGCCATTTTTGGAAGCGGTCTAGTTGGCGCCTTGGCCTTTACTTTTTCAGATAGCTTTTGGTTCAATGCCGTGGAAACAGAAGTATATGCCATGGCAAGTTTAATCATGGCACTGTTGTTATGGCTTGGCCTAAAATGGACGGACAATCTTGAAGAACCCAGAGGTGACAGATGGTTATTGCTTATCTGTTTCTTGGTCGGCCTAACCTTTGGGATTCAATTTATGGGATTCTTGGCCATACCATCAATAGGGCTTCTATATTATTTTAAAAAGTACAAAGAGACAACGGTCAAGAATTTTCTGGTGGCTAATATCATAGTCATAACCTTATTGATGCTGGTCTATAAGTTTTCTTTGACCTATGTACTTCAACTGTTTGGTTGGAGCGAAGTATTTTTCATCAACAATATTGGACTGCCGTTCAATTCTGGTTCCATAATTATGGGACTGCTGTTTATAGCTGCATTTTACTTTGGTCTTCGATACACAAGAAAAAACAATTTTCAGACGGCAAATACCATTGTTTTATGTTTAATGTTTCTCTTTTTGGGATTCTCTTCATGGCTTATGCTGCCCATTAGGGCAAATGCAAAGACCGTCGTAAACGAAAATGACCCATCTGATGCCCGTTCACTACTGGCATATTACAACAGGGAACAATATCCTGGGGTGGAAAGCCCTTTTTACGGGGCCTATTATTCAGACAGCTTTGCACCGGCTGGTGAGGACATTGATGATCGCCCTAAATATGAGAGAGATGAAAAACTGGGCAAATACGTTATCGTCAACAACTATAAAGATGCCATTCAAGGGCCTAACAAAGACCATGTCGGTTTTCTTCCAAGGCTATGGAGCGACCAGCACGCAGAGAATTATATGCGCCATTTTGGAGTGTTGGAGTTTCGAATAAAATCGGAATATATCTCTAACAATGAGCTAAGACAAGCGGTATCCCAATTTAAAAGTGCCTATTCCCAAGGTGAACTGGACACTGAGCAGTATATGCGATTTTTACGGGAGTTTAGTGAATACATAGACGTTGAACCGCCCACTTTGGGACAAAACCTTAAATATCTTTTCCAATTTCAATTTGGCTACATGTACATGCGCTATTTCATGTGGAATTTTGTCGGAAGGCAGAACGACATTCAGGGCAGGTATGACGAAAATGGAAATTGGTTGAGCGGTATCGGATTTGTCGACAGTCTTCGTCTGGGGAGTCAGAACAACCTTCCCAAAGATTGGAAAAACAACAAAGGAAGAAACACCTATTTCTTTTTGCCCTTGTTGTTGGGGATTATTGGCATCGTCTTTCAGGTTTCAAAAAACCCAAAACATTTTTGGGTGCTCTTTGTTTTTTTCATGTTCACCGGACTTGCCATACAATTTTACACAAACCCTTACATATTTCAACCCAGGGAACGTGACTATTCCCTCGTGGGCTCTTTTTATGTATTCTGCATATGGATAGGCATTGGGGTTTATGGCCTTTTTGATGAGTTCAAAAAATTGCTTTCAGCAAAAATAGCAGCTCCTGCCATAACCACATTATGTCTTTTGGCCGTGCCTTTTTTAATGGCCTTTCAGAATTGGGATGATCACGACAGATCAAATCGTTACACGGCCAATTCTACGGCAAAAGCTTATTTAGATTCGACCCAAGAAGATGCAGGAGCGATTTTGTTTACCATTGGAGACAATGATACCTTTCCCTTATGGTATGCCCAAGAAATTGAAGGCCATAGAACCGATGTCCGTATCGTGAATACAAGTCTTTTTGCCACGGATTGGTATATAGACCAAATGAAGCGCAAAGCATACGAGAGCGACCCTATCCCTTCCCAGCTCACACATGATAAGTATCGATATGGTTCCAGGGATGCTGTATATTACCAAGGTGTTACCGAAAATCGTTGGAACGTTAAGGACTTTGTAAATTGGATTGGAAGCGACAAACCCCAAACAAAATTCAAGTACCTATTGGAAAAACAGGGAGCTGACCTAAGCGCTTACTCCGATAGCAATTTGGATATTGTATATTACCCAACAAATAAGTTAAGAATCCCTGTCAACAAGGAGAATGTTTTAAAAAGTGGACTGGTCAAAGAAAAGGATTCCGCTTTGATTGTGGACTATATCGATATTGATCTTCCATCAGTATTGCCAAAAAACCGAATCTTGATGCTCGATTTGATTGCAAACAACGATTGGAAAAGACCTATCTATTTTTCTGGTGGCAGCTTTGATAGTGCCGAATATATTTGGATGAAGGATTATCTTCAGCTGGATGGATTGGTATACAAATTGGTTCCCATAAAAACCAAAAATCGAAACTCTTTTGAAATGGGACGCATCGATAGCGACCTAATGTACGATATCGTCAAAAAATGGGATTGGGGAAATTCTGGCGGCGATATTTACCATGACACCCAAACACGTTCTCAAGGATTATCGTTTAGGAGCAATCTAGCAAGATTAATGGAAACCTTGATTGCTGAGAACAAAATTGAAAAGGCAAAGGACATCATCGATATAGCAATGACCAATATACCGGTTGAGCATTTTTATTTTTATGCTTTCGTTGAACCTTTCGTAGATGGTTATTACAAAGTAGGTGAAACGGAAAAGGCAAGAGCTCTTTTCGAAAAATTGAAGTTGATATACCAAGACCGTTTGCAGTATTATTCAGGGATACCTTTGGATGAGCAGTATGAGAAAATTGATGATATTTTATCCGATATGCAGGCTTATCGTAGGAACATAGACATTCTTATTGAAAATCAGGATAGGGAACTCGCAGAATCAGAAACCATAATCTTCAATGAGTATATTGATAAGTTTTCTCAATTTATCGGTGAAGAAGAAGAGGAAATTTTTGAAGAACCCATATTAGACCCAGATTTGCAGGACTCCGTTCCATTGGACAGTACCCAACTTATGGATACAGTTTCCAAGGTGGATCAATAA